Genomic DNA from Fimbriimonas ginsengisoli Gsoil 348:
CTGAAAGAGCAGGGTCTCGAACTCGACTTCGGGATGACCCTCGCCACGATCGGCGTGTTGCTGATCTTGTTCCCTCTCTTGAGGGGATTCTTCATCGTCCCGCTTCAGGATGCGATTCGAGAGCGAAACACGAACCTCGAGCGCACCTTCTCGGAAGCCGAAGAGCTCCGGTCGGAGATGCAGCGGATGCGAGTGGAATACGAGCGACGGCTCGTGGATACCGAGGCGCAGGCTCGCGAGCAGATTCAAGGGCAGATCCGCGAGGCTCAGCAGCTTCGCACGACCCTGATGGACGAAGCGACTCAGAAGACGAACGCGCTCGTCGCCCAGGCTCAACAAGAGATCGCCGCCGAGCGAGACCGGCTCGTCAGCGACCTTCGCGGCTACGTCGTCGACCTAGCTCTCGGAGCGGCC
This window encodes:
- the atpF gene encoding F0F1 ATP synthase subunit B, translated to MSTSDQKPSAAATWRNAGIGVVLMVVGTYVSANHLIKLTETLKEQGLELDFGMTLATIGVLLILFPLLRGFFIVPLQDAIRERNTNLERTFSEAEELRSEMQRMRVEYERRLVDTEAQAREQIQGQIREAQQLRTTLMDEATQKTNALVAQAQQEIAAERDRLVSDLRGYVVDLALGAAEKVVRENMDTDRNRRLVNEFIDQAEVVR